A section of the Methanosarcina mazei S-6 genome encodes:
- a CDS encoding proton-conducting transporter transmembrane domain-containing protein: MNILLEALMYGAISALVSGTVLPLLYRSKNIRKASSGLSLLSSILLLGFAGIILYTRTEPVFPVTGFLPGAGFTLSADRLAAGFILLIAAVVPGVSIYSVEYVEHAKSEARKSLQASLTNLFILAMLMVILAGNMVSFLVFWEIMSLSSLLLVLHDYSSEENKKAGFFYFVMTNISTAFLFVGFISLFRLTGSADFGPLEYPAADLALPFIFLFIGFGVKAGLVPFHKWLPYAHPAAPSSVSALMSGVMLKVAVYGFLRFLLSVSAPELWWGVLILTAGSISALFGVIYALKENDIKRMLAYSSIENIGIIFTGIGLYAVFKVEGLESLALLSLAGACFHAFNHAVFKSLLFLCAGSVVHATGTRKIEAFGGLVKSMPVTSALFLIGSVSIAAMPPTNGFAGELLLYQAFFQSFAVTDPLLNIFLIIALSSFALTGALAAALFVKLFGITCLAIPRSEKSRLAEEVQKPMLVGPAVPAAFCILGGLFSKQLLSLAGWKIDFPDLLLLGILLGLIYTALFVIIRSKETGPARISETWGCGIPALAPYMEYSSAGFSEPLVMIFKSIYRTKIVNRPEYFDEKESLFKNGKVEIRLLRFFEEYLYIPPARAIDIFSKYVSKLQNGKLDSYVLYAFLAVIVLIIATGGFV, from the coding sequence GTGAATATATTGCTCGAAGCCTTAATGTATGGTGCAATCTCTGCCCTTGTATCCGGAACAGTCCTCCCTCTCCTGTATCGCAGTAAAAACATAAGAAAGGCTTCTTCTGGTCTTTCTCTTCTCTCATCAATCCTGCTTCTGGGCTTTGCGGGCATAATTCTTTACACCAGAACAGAGCCTGTTTTTCCAGTTACCGGATTTCTTCCGGGCGCTGGTTTTACCCTGAGCGCAGACAGGCTTGCAGCCGGGTTTATCCTGCTAATCGCAGCAGTAGTGCCCGGAGTTTCAATATATTCGGTAGAATACGTTGAACACGCTAAAAGCGAAGCCAGAAAAAGCCTTCAGGCATCCCTTACAAATCTTTTCATCCTTGCCATGCTTATGGTCATTCTTGCAGGCAATATGGTAAGTTTCCTGGTTTTCTGGGAAATAATGTCCCTTTCCTCTCTCCTCCTGGTTCTGCATGACTACTCTTCCGAGGAGAATAAAAAAGCCGGCTTTTTCTACTTTGTAATGACCAATATAAGTACGGCTTTTCTTTTCGTGGGCTTCATAAGCCTCTTCAGGCTGACGGGTTCTGCCGATTTCGGGCCTCTGGAATACCCTGCAGCAGATCTGGCTTTACCTTTCATCTTTCTGTTCATCGGATTTGGAGTCAAGGCAGGGCTTGTCCCTTTCCATAAATGGCTTCCCTATGCTCACCCTGCAGCCCCTTCAAGTGTTTCAGCCCTGATGTCAGGAGTCATGCTGAAAGTTGCAGTTTACGGCTTCCTGCGTTTTCTGCTATCGGTATCTGCTCCCGAACTCTGGTGGGGAGTGCTTATCCTTACAGCAGGCAGCATTTCAGCCCTTTTCGGGGTAATCTATGCCCTTAAAGAAAATGACATAAAAAGGATGCTCGCCTACAGCAGCATTGAAAACATAGGAATTATTTTCACAGGAATTGGGCTGTATGCAGTATTCAAAGTTGAGGGGCTTGAATCCCTTGCCCTCTTAAGCCTTGCTGGGGCCTGTTTTCATGCCTTTAACCATGCTGTATTCAAAAGCCTGCTCTTCCTCTGTGCAGGCTCGGTGGTCCATGCTACAGGCACGAGGAAAATCGAAGCCTTTGGAGGGCTTGTAAAAAGCATGCCTGTAACCTCTGCCCTTTTCCTGATAGGTTCGGTATCCATTGCAGCCATGCCGCCAACAAATGGTTTTGCCGGCGAGCTCCTGCTTTACCAGGCTTTCTTCCAGTCTTTTGCCGTAACAGACCCTCTACTGAACATATTTCTGATAATCGCCCTCTCAAGCTTTGCCCTTACCGGAGCCCTTGCAGCTGCCCTTTTCGTAAAACTTTTCGGGATCACCTGCCTTGCAATCCCGCGCTCTGAGAAGAGCAGGCTTGCAGAAGAAGTCCAGAAACCAATGCTTGTAGGGCCTGCAGTGCCGGCAGCTTTCTGTATACTGGGCGGGTTGTTTTCAAAGCAGCTTCTATCTCTCGCAGGCTGGAAAATCGATTTTCCGGACCTTCTCTTGCTGGGGATTCTTCTCGGGTTGATATACACAGCCCTTTTCGTAATAATCCGCTCAAAAGAAACGGGCCCTGCAAGGATTAGCGAGACATGGGGATGCGGGATCCCGGCCCTTGCACCTTATATGGAATACAGCTCTGCAGGCTTTTCCGAGCCTCTTGTAATGATCTTCAAAAGTATTTACAGGACAAAGATTGTGAACAGACCCGAGTACTTCGACGAAAAGGAAAGCCTCTTTAAGAACGGAAAGGTGGAAATACGCCTGCTCCGCTTCTTTGAAGAATACCTTTACATCCCACCTGCGCGGGCAATTGATATTTTTTCAAAATATGTTTCAAAACTGCAGAACGGAAAACTTGACAGTTATGTCCTTTACGCCTTTCTTGCAGTGATTGTACTAATTATAGCAACCGGAGGCTTTGTATGA
- a CDS encoding response regulator, translated as MKEILIVEDNPMNMELILDLLEFYGHRVTEAEDGIKALERLAEKKFDLILLDMQLPKMDGLEVLERIKKNPATSEIPVIAVTAHAMKGSEEHFIEMGCVDYISKPIDIHRFRSLIDKYLGE; from the coding sequence ATGAAAGAAATTCTTATTGTAGAAGATAACCCCATGAACATGGAATTGATCCTTGACCTCCTGGAGTTTTACGGGCACCGTGTAACCGAAGCTGAAGACGGGATAAAGGCTCTTGAACGCCTTGCTGAGAAAAAATTCGATCTCATACTCCTTGATATGCAGCTTCCTAAAATGGACGGGCTTGAGGTTCTGGAAAGGATCAAAAAGAACCCTGCGACTTCAGAGATCCCTGTGATAGCTGTTACAGCTCATGCCATGAAAGGAAGTGAAGAACACTTTATCGAAATGGGATGCGTCGATTATATTTCAAAACCCATAGATATTCACAGGTTCAGGTCACTTATCGATAAATACCTTGGAGAATAA
- a CDS encoding proton-conducting transporter transmembrane domain-containing protein yields the protein MIRYYLLIMGIFLAFGLIPKSHRLMNALAAGNGMLHLVVSCVALSVLDLPGRLGESLYLDHLNLYVELITALGFTAAAFYARGYTDSLMEAGELDPKNLKTFYLAFNLLLITATVALFSDNLALFWIFAELTTVCAAMLVAILSARENIDAALKYVFIVSGAMLFAFLGLIFLFTLSEQALGEGTLNWTELAAHVSEFSPALLLASFTFMFIGFGAKAGAAPFHTWLPDAYARAPSVSAILSGLMQNLGIYGIIRMYALLRESGAAPQASSILLAAGVFSIALASFSMFQQRNLKRLIAFSSVEHMGLLLIGIGIGTPLALFWALFYMLVHVLVKETLLFSAGILHRQYRSNMRENMWDVFKLQPRAAWSLILGSIAIVGMPPFPLFPAKFFILLESAAISPYLTLAILLMLILAAASFANFLLKAFSKVTLEEEIEGQITRPHSLTGEAELKIAAGEADHDEIRLPRKYAVKSGMRIPAVFMLALALALGFYFPDSLTDLLDAIILELGYV from the coding sequence GTGATCCGGTACTACCTTCTAATAATGGGAATATTCCTGGCATTCGGCCTTATTCCGAAATCTCACAGGCTTATGAATGCACTTGCCGCAGGAAACGGAATGCTGCACCTTGTTGTGAGCTGCGTGGCCCTTTCCGTTCTCGACCTGCCGGGAAGGCTGGGAGAGTCGCTGTATCTTGACCACCTCAACCTTTATGTAGAACTGATAACCGCACTTGGATTCACTGCTGCAGCCTTCTATGCCAGAGGGTACACTGACAGCCTTATGGAAGCAGGAGAACTTGACCCCAAGAACCTGAAGACCTTCTACCTTGCCTTCAACCTGCTTCTTATTACAGCCACAGTTGCGCTCTTCTCAGACAACCTGGCACTCTTCTGGATCTTCGCAGAACTCACTACGGTCTGTGCCGCCATGCTAGTTGCGATACTTTCTGCAAGGGAAAATATCGATGCAGCCTTAAAGTACGTCTTTATAGTTTCCGGAGCCATGCTCTTTGCTTTCCTGGGATTAATTTTCCTGTTCACACTCTCGGAACAGGCACTTGGGGAAGGCACTCTCAACTGGACAGAACTGGCAGCTCATGTTTCAGAATTTTCACCTGCCCTGCTCCTCGCGAGCTTCACATTCATGTTCATAGGTTTCGGGGCAAAAGCAGGGGCAGCTCCTTTTCACACCTGGCTCCCGGATGCCTATGCAAGAGCACCTTCGGTGAGCGCAATCCTCTCAGGGCTGATGCAGAACCTGGGGATCTACGGCATAATAAGGATGTATGCCCTGCTCAGGGAAAGCGGCGCAGCCCCGCAGGCTTCCTCTATCCTTCTTGCAGCAGGGGTTTTCTCAATTGCACTTGCTTCATTCAGCATGTTCCAGCAGAGAAACCTTAAAAGGCTGATAGCTTTCTCGAGTGTCGAGCATATGGGCCTTCTCCTTATAGGGATAGGAATAGGGACGCCTCTGGCTCTTTTCTGGGCCCTTTTCTACATGCTCGTCCATGTCCTTGTAAAGGAAACCCTGCTGTTTTCCGCAGGCATCCTGCACAGGCAGTACAGAAGCAATATGCGTGAAAACATGTGGGATGTTTTTAAACTCCAGCCCAGGGCAGCCTGGAGCCTGATACTTGGAAGCATTGCGATCGTGGGAATGCCGCCTTTTCCCCTTTTCCCGGCAAAGTTTTTCATCCTGCTGGAAAGTGCGGCAATTTCCCCTTACCTGACCCTTGCAATACTGCTTATGCTCATCCTTGCAGCTGCCTCCTTTGCAAACTTCCTGTTAAAAGCTTTCTCAAAAGTAACCCTGGAGGAAGAAATAGAAGGGCAGATTACCAGGCCCCATTCCTTAACAGGAGAGGCTGAACTGAAAATCGCAGCCGGAGAAGCAGATCATGATGAAATAAGGCTTCCACGTAAGTATGCTGTTAAGAGCGGGATGAGGATTCCGGCAGTTTTTATGCTGGCTCTTGCCCTTGCCCTGGGATTTTATTTTCCGGACTCGCTGACGGATCTGCTGGATGCGATAATTCTCGAACTGGGATATGTTTAA
- a CDS encoding dihydrofolate reductase family protein, with the protein MLPRLVIHNSISLDGSTTGFDANLDVHYGILGSYEPDAMIVGSNTAKVGTQFFCEKIPPEDKEDFKKPDIHPDDTRAYWMIADSRGTLEGLMHVFRRSEYSKDIIVLVSEKTPESYINYLKERDYDFIRAGAERVDVRQALEIAGERYGFKLVVSDSGGILNSILLEQGLVDEISLVLTPEIVGKSGTNLFRGIEKSGIQLELSRNEIVEKKYVHLVYRVLKE; encoded by the coding sequence ATGCTACCCAGACTGGTTATACACAACAGCATAAGCCTTGACGGCTCAACAACTGGTTTTGATGCAAACCTTGATGTTCACTATGGGATCCTGGGCAGTTACGAACCCGATGCCATGATAGTAGGGTCAAATACCGCAAAGGTGGGGACACAATTTTTTTGCGAAAAGATACCTCCTGAAGATAAAGAGGACTTCAAAAAGCCTGATATCCATCCGGATGATACAAGGGCTTACTGGATGATCGCAGACTCAAGAGGGACTCTCGAAGGGCTTATGCACGTATTCAGGCGTTCAGAATATAGTAAAGACATAATCGTACTCGTCTCGGAGAAAACCCCTGAATCTTACATAAATTACCTCAAGGAAAGAGATTATGATTTTATCCGGGCAGGGGCGGAACGTGTGGATGTTAGGCAGGCTCTTGAAATTGCAGGTGAAAGATACGGATTTAAACTTGTGGTTTCAGACAGCGGAGGGATATTAAACAGTATTTTACTTGAACAGGGACTTGTTGATGAAATAAGTTTGGTCCTGACTCCGGAAATTGTTGGGAAAAGCGGGACGAACCTTTTCAGGGGCATTGAGAAAAGCGGGATTCAACTGGAGCTTTCAAGAAACGAGATTGTAGAAAAGAAATATGTGCACCTTGTTTACAGGGTTTTGAAAGAATAA
- a CDS encoding NADH-quinone oxidoreductase subunit B family protein, with product MVNPLSLFLRPKVTETFEFRDEELEALGAQIKKEVPKVFGHSLAIRELDSGSDNSTEIEISNLGNPHYDVERFGISFVASPRHADVLLVTGAVTLNMAEAAKKTYEAMPYPKYVIAVGDDACDGGIYKGSYAVLGGVDKILPVDVKIPGNPPSPKEILQGIFALVKKARE from the coding sequence ATGGTAAACCCTCTTTCCCTTTTCCTTCGTCCGAAAGTTACGGAGACATTTGAGTTCAGGGACGAAGAACTGGAAGCCCTTGGAGCACAAATAAAAAAAGAAGTTCCTAAAGTTTTCGGGCACAGCCTTGCAATCCGTGAGCTAGACTCGGGAAGCGACAATTCTACGGAGATAGAAATTTCAAACCTTGGAAACCCGCATTATGATGTTGAAAGGTTCGGGATTTCTTTTGTAGCATCTCCCAGGCATGCTGATGTCCTTCTGGTTACAGGGGCAGTCACCCTTAATATGGCTGAAGCCGCAAAAAAGACCTATGAAGCCATGCCTTACCCCAAGTATGTAATAGCAGTCGGAGACGACGCCTGTGACGGCGGGATCTACAAGGGTTCTTACGCCGTACTTGGGGGAGTTGACAAAATCCTTCCCGTGGATGTAAAAATTCCCGGGAACCCGCCCTCTCCAAAAGAAATTCTTCAGGGAATTTTTGCCCTTGTAAAAAAAGCCCGGGAATAA
- a CDS encoding respiratory chain complex I subunit 1 family protein, giving the protein MNSSFLLFALLNPLFALLAAPLYMALIRKVKAYAQGRKGPGLFQAYYDLKKLMKKETVYSPVSSWVMRFTPYLNLSTLLVCSLFVPLVFVPEPAGGLGNIIVFLYLLALERFFTALGGLDAGSAFGGMGSSRSMSLAAVIEPTMVISFAALAFVLKSLNLHQMFTLTAGKVLPISPTLVLVAISLFIILIVETGRIPVDNPATHLELTMINEAMILEQAGKNLALLELAHALKQLLLMGILINTILPVGLSTEIDAGKIAVSALLFLVKAGLLAIIIGLFESSLAKMRLFRLPAFYVMAFFFSAITILIEVFA; this is encoded by the coding sequence ATGAACAGCTCGTTTCTGCTCTTCGCCCTCCTGAATCCCCTGTTTGCCCTGCTGGCAGCCCCTCTATACATGGCTCTGATTCGGAAAGTGAAGGCATATGCCCAGGGAAGAAAGGGGCCGGGGCTCTTTCAGGCCTATTACGACTTAAAAAAGCTCATGAAAAAAGAAACGGTGTATTCCCCTGTTTCTTCATGGGTCATGCGGTTTACTCCGTACCTTAACCTTTCAACCCTTCTTGTCTGCTCACTTTTCGTACCTCTGGTATTTGTCCCCGAACCTGCCGGAGGGTTGGGGAACATAATTGTTTTCCTGTACCTTCTGGCGCTTGAAAGGTTCTTTACCGCCCTTGGAGGGCTTGATGCAGGCAGTGCATTCGGAGGCATGGGCAGTTCAAGGTCAATGAGCCTTGCTGCTGTAATCGAACCTACCATGGTAATTTCTTTTGCAGCTCTGGCATTTGTCCTGAAAAGCCTTAACCTGCACCAGATGTTTACACTTACCGCAGGCAAGGTTCTTCCAATCAGCCCGACCCTTGTCCTTGTCGCAATCTCCCTCTTCATTATCCTGATTGTGGAGACCGGCAGAATCCCAGTGGACAACCCTGCAACTCACCTTGAACTTACCATGATTAATGAGGCAATGATCCTTGAACAGGCAGGAAAGAACCTTGCCCTGCTCGAGCTTGCACATGCCCTTAAACAGCTCCTGTTGATGGGAATTTTGATTAACACAATCCTCCCGGTAGGGCTCAGTACTGAGATAGACGCAGGAAAAATTGCAGTTTCAGCCCTTCTCTTCCTTGTAAAGGCAGGGCTGCTTGCAATAATAATAGGGCTCTTTGAATCATCCCTTGCAAAGATGAGGCTATTCAGGCTTCCCGCATTTTACGTCATGGCGTTTTTCTTTTCAGCCATTACAATCCTTATCGAGGTGTTTGCATGA
- a CDS encoding helix-turn-helix transcriptional regulator has product MKISLIDLAFLSEKRKDVLLLLEEGPKTGDEIKTALNVNSTSIMPQIKKLKEGRLIVQDEKNSYRLSDMGEIVVEKMEPLLDTVRVFEENYDYWINHDFTAIPEHLLNRIDELGNYFMLEADLNRLFEVPEDFKNNLLESRNIKIFLSYFNPLYIEIYSELIKKEADMCLILTEPVYDRMKKDYREDLKMLIESKSAEVYICDKNVTLKDVVTERFCSLVLFDKKGKFDHQRLMSFDESALKWCGELFSYYKDMSRKLEKI; this is encoded by the coding sequence ATGAAAATATCACTGATTGACCTGGCGTTCCTGTCCGAAAAAAGGAAAGACGTACTGCTCCTTCTGGAAGAAGGGCCCAAGACAGGCGACGAAATAAAAACAGCCCTCAACGTGAATTCTACGTCAATTATGCCTCAAATTAAAAAGCTAAAAGAAGGGCGCCTGATAGTGCAGGATGAAAAAAATTCATACAGGCTTTCGGATATGGGGGAAATAGTTGTCGAGAAGATGGAGCCTCTTCTTGATACAGTCAGGGTTTTTGAGGAGAACTATGATTACTGGATCAACCATGATTTTACCGCAATTCCCGAACACCTCCTTAACAGGATAGACGAACTAGGAAACTACTTTATGCTTGAAGCCGACCTTAACCGGCTTTTTGAAGTCCCTGAAGACTTTAAAAATAACCTGCTCGAATCCAGAAATATAAAAATATTTCTTTCATACTTCAATCCTCTTTATATTGAAATATATTCCGAACTCATAAAAAAAGAAGCAGATATGTGTCTCATCCTGACAGAGCCTGTTTATGATAGGATGAAAAAAGACTACAGAGAAGACCTGAAGATGCTTATAGAATCAAAGAGCGCGGAAGTTTATATCTGTGACAAAAACGTAACTCTTAAAGACGTTGTAACAGAACGTTTCTGCTCGCTCGTGCTCTTTGATAAAAAAGGGAAGTTTGATCATCAGCGCTTGATGAGCTTCGACGAAAGTGCACTTAAATGGTGCGGAGAGCTTTTTTCATACTATAAAGACATGTCCAGAAAGCTGGAGAAAATATAA
- a CDS encoding ABC transporter ATP-binding protein — translation MHALEFKGVSKSFAEKNVIREISFSVEKGEIFGLLGPNGAGKTTLIRLLLDIIKPDSGEIHVFGSSLTAAGKDRIGYLPEERGLYKKTKILDMLVYLSRLKNVPKKEAQANAEELLKSLELYEHREKRIEELSKGMQQKIQFLSSIIHDPELIILDEPFSGLDPVSTKTIKSKITEYRDAGRTVILSTHMMEQAQKLCDRILMLNKGQQVLYGTVEVIRKEHGKNSLFVEFADKRNLSVIREIPGIKKIAWHEGLLEIFPEEGISAQAVLQELVKRAEILRFEQAFPSLNDIFIETVESASGE, via the coding sequence ATGCATGCTCTGGAATTTAAAGGCGTATCAAAGTCTTTTGCAGAAAAAAATGTCATCAGAGAGATCTCCTTTTCAGTCGAGAAGGGCGAAATCTTCGGGCTGCTGGGCCCTAACGGGGCTGGAAAAACAACCCTTATAAGACTGCTTCTTGACATTATAAAGCCGGATTCAGGCGAAATCCATGTTTTTGGGAGCTCTCTTACTGCTGCCGGAAAGGACAGGATAGGATACCTGCCAGAAGAACGGGGGCTTTACAAAAAAACAAAAATTCTGGATATGCTTGTTTACCTTTCCCGGCTTAAAAATGTCCCTAAAAAAGAAGCTCAGGCAAATGCTGAAGAGCTTCTGAAATCCCTGGAACTTTATGAGCACAGGGAAAAGAGAATAGAAGAGCTTTCAAAAGGGATGCAGCAAAAAATTCAGTTCCTTTCTTCAATAATCCATGACCCTGAACTTATCATTCTTGATGAGCCTTTTTCAGGGCTTGATCCTGTGAGCACAAAAACCATTAAATCCAAAATTACCGAGTACAGAGACGCGGGCAGAACCGTCATACTCTCCACACATATGATGGAGCAGGCGCAAAAACTATGCGACAGAATTCTTATGCTCAATAAAGGCCAGCAGGTTCTTTACGGTACTGTTGAAGTAATACGGAAAGAACATGGAAAAAACTCTTTGTTTGTTGAGTTTGCGGATAAAAGGAATTTAAGCGTTATTCGAGAAATTCCAGGCATCAAAAAAATTGCATGGCATGAGGGGCTGTTAGAGATTTTTCCTGAGGAAGGGATAAGCGCACAGGCGGTTCTTCAGGAGCTTGTTAAAAGGGCTGAGATACTTCGCTTTGAGCAGGCATTTCCTTCCCTTAACGATATTTTTATTGAAACTGTGGAGAGTGCTTCCGGTGAGTAA
- a CDS encoding hydrogenase large subunit, translated as MDIKMNEDITELLSTVSSIAQEKLEILSARENEIYLRISETGFKEACPALAERKFSLIGLFCAEAFEGKDGFTLFYAFKKEGMSPVLILVRETGNEKRITSIAETFPSASWFEREVRDGFGIEFDGAFDTRRLFLHECYPEGFHPLLKSFKNGPISPVEAPRKEYKFRQHKGEGVYQIPVGPVHAGIIEPGHFRFSVIGEPIFSLEIRLFYKHRGIEKLAEGKNPSECVALAEAVSGDESMANAAGFCMAVEQVCGIKVPERAERLRAVMLELERIYSLLGDLAGMAVDVGFALVASPFFILREEVFRLNEKLTGSRFLRGITVPGGLKKDIPDPALKEIPEFLGKFSRSFESAYNRATSSSSLIDRFVTTGVIKKELISPLNLTGPIARASGSSSDTRLDRPYGAYRNFTPEHCLRKKGDVFSRFEIKASEIRAAVGLILRLTEKLPQGPVLAENGGRGESAGEINISGTTGYSLSLVEAPRGQNLHWVYLKNGIVDRYKVRTASFCNWQAIEHAVLGNIVPDFPLINKSLNLSYAGTDL; from the coding sequence ATGGACATCAAAATGAACGAAGATATAACAGAACTGCTTTCTACAGTCTCCAGCATCGCACAGGAGAAGCTTGAAATTCTCAGCGCCCGTGAAAACGAGATATACCTGAGAATTTCGGAAACCGGGTTTAAAGAGGCCTGCCCTGCACTTGCGGAAAGGAAGTTTAGCCTGATAGGGCTTTTCTGTGCGGAAGCCTTTGAGGGAAAGGACGGCTTTACCCTATTTTATGCCTTCAAGAAAGAAGGAATGTCACCGGTCCTTATTCTCGTCAGGGAAACAGGAAATGAAAAAAGGATTACTTCGATTGCAGAAACTTTTCCCTCAGCATCCTGGTTTGAAAGGGAGGTCAGGGACGGTTTCGGCATTGAATTTGACGGAGCTTTTGATACACGAAGGCTTTTCCTGCACGAGTGTTATCCTGAAGGTTTCCACCCCCTCCTGAAATCCTTCAAAAACGGACCAATCAGCCCGGTTGAGGCTCCGCGTAAGGAGTACAAATTCAGGCAGCACAAAGGGGAGGGTGTATATCAGATCCCCGTCGGGCCGGTGCATGCCGGGATAATTGAGCCGGGACATTTCAGGTTCAGTGTGATAGGAGAGCCTATATTCAGCCTGGAGATCCGTCTTTTTTACAAGCACAGGGGAATAGAAAAGCTGGCTGAAGGAAAAAACCCTTCAGAATGTGTTGCTCTCGCAGAAGCCGTAAGTGGGGATGAGAGCATGGCAAACGCAGCAGGATTCTGTATGGCAGTGGAACAGGTCTGCGGGATAAAGGTGCCTGAAAGGGCGGAACGCCTGAGGGCGGTAATGCTCGAACTGGAGCGCATTTACTCCCTGCTCGGAGACCTCGCAGGAATGGCTGTAGATGTGGGTTTCGCGCTTGTAGCAAGTCCGTTCTTCATATTAAGAGAAGAAGTTTTCAGGCTGAACGAGAAGCTAACGGGTTCAAGGTTCCTTCGCGGGATCACCGTTCCCGGAGGGTTGAAAAAAGACATTCCAGACCCGGCTCTGAAAGAAATTCCTGAATTTCTTGGGAAGTTTTCCAGGTCTTTTGAATCCGCTTATAACAGGGCAACATCTTCGTCTTCCCTGATTGACAGGTTTGTAACGACCGGAGTGATAAAGAAAGAACTTATTTCTCCGCTTAACCTTACGGGCCCTATTGCCAGAGCTTCTGGGTCCTCTTCGGATACCAGGCTTGACAGGCCTTACGGAGCCTACAGGAACTTTACTCCAGAGCACTGCCTGAGGAAAAAAGGAGATGTTTTTTCCCGTTTTGAGATAAAAGCCAGTGAAATCCGTGCAGCTGTGGGCCTGATCCTCCGTCTCACGGAAAAACTCCCGCAGGGTCCCGTACTTGCTGAGAACGGCGGAAGAGGAGAAAGTGCCGGAGAGATAAACATTTCCGGAACTACAGGATATTCCCTTTCCCTGGTAGAAGCCCCAAGGGGACAGAACCTTCACTGGGTATATCTTAAAAACGGGATTGTTGACCGTTATAAGGTAAGGACGGCATCTTTCTGCAACTGGCAGGCTATAGAACATGCTGTTCTTGGAAATATTGTTCCTGATTTCCCCCTGATAAATAAGAGCCTTAACCTCTCCTATGCAGGAACGGACCTTTGA
- a CDS encoding hydrogenase-4 component E — protein sequence MIDPTFLEGIIKILFVFVLISAGLIISTRNLSSVLTAYTIQSFLLASVSSLLYLMDGKDQLLLLAVLTLASKVILIPYFISRIEEKIKIGRDLHFTYLEPTPSLLLSIGLIILSYTFLSRVFEGLPLSKLFFFGAVIGLSLTLMGMLVIFSRKRVITKALGYLSMENGVLMFGLFVTELPFIIEVLIIIDLIILVILTTILAVGMDSSIEEYRQKFRKLQVWAGGESQ from the coding sequence ATGATTGACCCGACCTTCCTTGAAGGCATAATTAAGATCCTTTTCGTCTTTGTCCTCATCAGTGCAGGGTTGATCATTTCAACCCGAAACCTGAGTTCGGTATTGACCGCATACACAATCCAGTCTTTCCTGCTGGCTTCAGTCTCATCTCTCCTTTACCTGATGGACGGGAAAGACCAGCTCCTGCTACTGGCGGTCCTGACCCTGGCAAGCAAGGTAATCCTGATTCCTTACTTTATTTCCAGGATAGAAGAGAAAATAAAGATAGGGAGAGACCTCCATTTTACATATCTGGAGCCAACGCCCTCTCTTCTGCTGAGTATAGGTCTTATCATCCTCTCCTACACCTTCCTTTCAAGGGTTTTCGAAGGTCTGCCCCTCTCTAAGCTTTTCTTTTTCGGGGCGGTAATAGGGCTTTCCCTGACCCTGATGGGTATGCTTGTAATATTCAGCAGAAAAAGAGTCATCACAAAAGCCCTCGGTTACCTCAGCATGGAAAACGGGGTGCTGATGTTTGGCCTGTTTGTGACCGAGCTCCCCTTCATTATAGAAGTCCTGATTATAATTGACCTTATTATCCTGGTCATACTGACCACAATCCTGGCTGTGGGAATGGACTCCAGCATTGAAGAATACAGGCAAAAGTTCCGGAAACTGCAGGTATGGGCAGGAGGTGAATCCCAGTGA